From the genome of Actinacidiphila yeochonensis CN732, one region includes:
- a CDS encoding Crp/Fnr family transcriptional regulator: MDDVLRRAPLFAALDDEQAAELRASMTEVTLARGDSLFHEGDPGDRLYVVTEGKVKLHRTSPDGRENMLAVVGPGELIGELSLFDPGPRTATGTALTEVKLLGLGHGDLQPWLNVRPEVSTALLRAVARRLRRTNDVMSDLVFSDVPGRVAKALLDLSRRFGVQSEEGIHVVHDLTQEELAQLVGASRETVNKALADFAGRGWLRLEARAVILLDVERLAKRSR, encoded by the coding sequence GTGGACGACGTTCTGCGCCGTGCTCCGCTTTTCGCGGCGCTCGACGACGAGCAGGCCGCTGAACTGCGTGCCTCCATGACCGAGGTCACGCTGGCGCGTGGCGACTCGCTGTTCCACGAGGGCGACCCCGGGGACCGGCTCTACGTCGTGACCGAGGGCAAGGTGAAGCTCCACCGCACCTCGCCGGACGGCCGGGAGAACATGCTGGCCGTCGTCGGCCCCGGCGAGCTGATCGGTGAGCTGTCGCTCTTCGACCCCGGCCCGCGCACCGCCACCGGCACCGCGCTCACCGAGGTGAAGCTGCTGGGACTGGGCCACGGCGACCTCCAGCCCTGGCTGAACGTCCGCCCCGAGGTCTCCACCGCACTGCTGCGGGCCGTCGCCCGCCGGCTGCGGCGCACCAACGACGTGATGTCCGACCTCGTCTTCTCCGACGTGCCCGGCCGCGTGGCCAAGGCGCTGCTCGACCTGTCGCGCCGGTTCGGCGTGCAGTCCGAAGAGGGCATCCACGTGGTGCACGACCTGACGCAGGAGGAGCTGGCCCAGCTGGTCGGCGCCTCCCGGGAGACGGTCAACAAGGCGCTCGCCGACTTCGCCGGCCGCGGCTGGCTGCGGCTGGAGGCCCGCGCCGTCATCCTGCTCGACGTCGAGCGGCTGGCCAAGCGCAGCCGCTGA
- a CDS encoding NUDIX hydrolase produces MGPGAPFGVPSRIEVSARGLPGWLLPVAGAAARIRPEQLSRFLPPATGGRQSAVLILFGEGENGPDLLLIERSAALRAHAGQPSFPGGALDPADGDPDGQGPLRAALREAEEETGLDPSGVRVFAALPRLYIPVSGFVVTPVLGWWREPSPVGVVDPAETARVFRVPVTDLTDPANRATLVHPSGFRGPAFLVDGALVWGFTAGLIDRLLHHSGWEIPWDRGRTVPLA; encoded by the coding sequence CTGGGCCCGGGCGCCCCCTTCGGGGTCCCGTCGCGGATCGAGGTCAGCGCCCGGGGGCTGCCCGGGTGGCTGCTGCCCGTCGCGGGAGCCGCCGCCCGGATCCGGCCCGAGCAGCTGAGCCGTTTCCTGCCGCCGGCGACCGGCGGCCGCCAGTCCGCCGTGCTGATCCTCTTCGGCGAGGGCGAGAACGGGCCCGACCTGCTGCTCATCGAACGGTCGGCGGCGCTGCGCGCGCACGCCGGGCAGCCGTCCTTCCCCGGTGGCGCCCTGGACCCGGCGGACGGCGACCCGGACGGCCAGGGGCCGCTGCGGGCCGCCCTGCGGGAGGCCGAGGAGGAGACCGGGCTGGACCCGTCGGGGGTGCGCGTCTTCGCCGCACTGCCGCGCCTCTACATCCCGGTCAGCGGCTTCGTGGTCACCCCGGTCCTGGGCTGGTGGCGCGAGCCGAGCCCGGTCGGGGTGGTCGACCCGGCCGAGACGGCACGGGTCTTCCGGGTTCCGGTGACGGATCTCACCGACCCGGCCAACCGCGCCACACTGGTTCACCCCAGCGGCTTCCGCGGGCCGGCGTTCCTCGTCGACGGCGCGCTGGTCTGGGGATTCACGGCCGGTCTGATCGACCGGCTGCTGCACCACAGCGGCTGGGAGATCCCCTGGGACCGGGGGCGGACCGTACCCCTGGCGTGA
- a CDS encoding MarP family serine protease has translation MNVLDILLLLAAVWFAVIGYRQGFVVGILSVVGFLGGGVVAVYLLPIIWDHATHDAQPGSVAELSAVALVIVCASVGQAFTTHLGNRMRVRITWSPARVLDAGGGALVNVMAMLLVAWLIGSALATTTLPTIGRQVRSSKVLLGVSQVMPSSADNWFTDFSDTLARNGLPQVFGTFGSEQITDVPPPDPTLVRSPAVTTARKSIVKVVGTAPSCGKVVEGSGFVFAKDRVMTNAHVVGGVSEPTVQVGGKGRLIDARVVLYDWQRDIAVLDVPGLDAPALHFASGVEQSRDDAIVAGFPENGPFDVRAARIRDRINASGPDIYHRGTVHRDVYSLYATVRQGNSGGPLLTTHGEVAGVVFAKSLDDSHTGYALTAAEVAADVSAGRTADQQVDTQSCAI, from the coding sequence GTGAACGTGCTGGACATCCTGCTCCTCCTCGCCGCCGTCTGGTTCGCCGTGATCGGCTACCGGCAGGGCTTCGTTGTCGGCATCCTGTCCGTCGTCGGTTTCCTGGGCGGCGGTGTGGTGGCGGTGTACCTGCTGCCGATCATCTGGGACCACGCCACCCACGACGCCCAGCCCGGCTCGGTGGCGGAGCTGTCCGCGGTGGCCCTCGTCATCGTGTGCGCCTCCGTCGGACAGGCGTTCACCACCCACCTGGGCAACCGGATGCGCGTCCGGATCACCTGGTCCCCGGCCCGGGTGCTGGACGCCGGCGGCGGCGCACTGGTCAACGTCATGGCGATGCTGCTGGTGGCCTGGCTGATCGGCAGCGCGCTGGCCACCACCACGCTGCCGACCATAGGGCGCCAGGTGCGCAGCTCGAAGGTGCTCCTCGGTGTCTCCCAGGTGATGCCGTCCAGCGCCGACAACTGGTTCACCGACTTCAGCGACACCCTGGCCCGCAACGGCCTGCCGCAGGTCTTCGGCACCTTCGGCTCGGAGCAGATCACCGACGTGCCGCCGCCCGACCCGACGCTGGTCCGGAGCCCGGCGGTCACCACGGCGCGCAAGAGCATCGTGAAGGTGGTCGGTACCGCGCCCAGTTGCGGCAAGGTGGTGGAAGGGTCCGGGTTCGTGTTCGCCAAGGACCGGGTGATGACCAACGCGCACGTCGTCGGCGGCGTCTCCGAGCCGACCGTGCAGGTCGGCGGCAAGGGCCGGCTGATCGACGCGCGGGTGGTCCTCTACGACTGGCAGCGGGACATCGCGGTGCTCGACGTGCCCGGCCTGGACGCGCCCGCGCTGCACTTCGCCAGCGGGGTCGAGCAGAGCCGCGACGACGCGATCGTGGCCGGCTTCCCGGAGAACGGCCCCTTCGACGTCCGCGCGGCGCGCATCCGGGACCGGATCAACGCCAGCGGGCCGGACATCTACCACCGGGGCACCGTCCACCGCGACGTGTACTCGCTGTACGCGACGGTACGGCAGGGCAACTCCGGCGGGCCGCTGCTCACCACCCACGGCGAGGTCGCCGGGGTGGTCTTCGCCAAGTCGCTCGACGATTCGCACACCGGCTACGCGCTGACCGCGGCCGAGGTCGCGGCGGACGTGTCGGCCGGTCGGACGGCGGACCAGCAGGTGGACACCCAGAGCTGCGCGATCTGA
- a CDS encoding alpha/beta fold hydrolase, which translates to MNLVDGPHERPVSGTGGTSGSGPTGNAVNAGRTGRAGQEATGGSDGSSAGGSDGGGSSGGTDGPAPGAPAGQVPRLEGPWTHREVAANGARFHIAEAGRGPLVLLLHGFPQFWWTWRHQLTALADAGYRAVAMDLRGVGGSDRTPRGYDPVNLALDVTGVIRSLGEPDAALVGHDLGGYLAWTAAALRPKLVRRLAVCSMPHPRRWRSAMLTDLRQSRAGGYVWSFQRPWLPERQLVADDAALVGKLIQEWSGPNAPDESALAVYRAAMRIPSTAHCSVEPYRWMVRSMARPDGLQFNRRMKRPLRVPTLQLHGALDPAIGTRSVAGSGEYVEAPYRWRLFEGLGHFPHEEDPAAFTAELVNWLRDTEPDR; encoded by the coding sequence ATGAACCTCGTCGACGGCCCCCACGAACGCCCCGTGTCGGGCACCGGCGGCACCAGCGGCTCCGGCCCGACCGGCAACGCGGTCAATGCCGGCCGCACCGGCCGCGCCGGCCAGGAAGCCACCGGCGGCAGTGACGGCAGCAGTGCCGGCGGCAGCGACGGTGGTGGGAGCAGCGGCGGTACGGACGGCCCGGCTCCCGGGGCGCCGGCCGGTCAGGTCCCCCGGCTGGAGGGCCCCTGGACGCACCGCGAAGTGGCGGCCAACGGCGCCCGGTTCCACATCGCCGAGGCGGGTCGCGGCCCCCTGGTGCTGCTGCTCCACGGCTTCCCGCAGTTCTGGTGGACGTGGCGGCACCAGCTGACCGCGCTCGCCGACGCCGGGTACCGGGCGGTCGCGATGGACCTGCGCGGGGTGGGCGGCAGCGACCGCACGCCCCGCGGCTACGACCCGGTCAACCTGGCGCTGGACGTCACCGGGGTGATCCGCTCCCTGGGTGAGCCGGACGCCGCCCTCGTCGGCCACGACCTCGGCGGCTACCTGGCATGGACGGCGGCGGCGCTGCGGCCCAAGCTCGTCCGCCGGCTCGCCGTGTGCTCGATGCCGCACCCGCGGCGCTGGCGCAGCGCCATGCTCACCGACCTGCGGCAGAGTCGCGCGGGCGGCTACGTGTGGAGCTTCCAGCGGCCCTGGCTGCCCGAGCGGCAGCTGGTGGCGGACGACGCCGCGCTGGTGGGGAAGCTGATCCAGGAGTGGTCCGGACCCAACGCGCCCGACGAGTCGGCACTGGCCGTCTACCGCGCGGCCATGCGGATCCCGTCGACGGCGCACTGCTCGGTGGAGCCCTACCGGTGGATGGTCCGGTCGATGGCCCGCCCCGACGGCCTCCAGTTCAACCGGCGGATGAAGCGGCCGCTGCGGGTGCCCACCCTCCAGCTGCACGGCGCGCTCGACCCGGCGATCGGCACCCGCAGCGTGGCCGGCAGCGGCGAGTACGTGGAGGCGCCCTACCGCTGGCGGCTCTTCGAGGGGCTCGGGCACTTCCCGCACGAGGAGGACCCGGCGGCCTTCACAGCCGAGCTGGTCAACTGGCTGCGTGACACCGAGCCGGATCGCTGA
- a CDS encoding phage holin family protein → MSPASQGDERSLGQLFASATAELSALVHDEIALAKAEIREEARRAAFGSGVLVVALAALFFAVPVGSIAAALGIHALGMSLGWSFCIVFGAYLLIFFVLAGIAWSRFRKVKKPERSLDSAKKTAAVLQRAKPHPRSLESGNEAKALGTSAGTPARTSEM, encoded by the coding sequence ATGAGCCCAGCCTCACAGGGTGACGAGCGCAGCCTAGGCCAGCTGTTCGCCTCCGCCACCGCGGAGCTCTCCGCCCTGGTGCACGACGAGATCGCGCTGGCCAAGGCGGAGATCCGGGAGGAGGCCCGACGGGCGGCGTTCGGCAGCGGGGTCCTGGTCGTCGCGCTGGCCGCGCTGTTCTTCGCGGTCCCGGTCGGCAGCATCGCCGCCGCGCTCGGCATCCACGCCCTCGGGATGTCCCTGGGCTGGTCGTTCTGCATCGTCTTCGGCGCCTACCTGCTGATCTTCTTCGTGCTGGCCGGGATCGCCTGGAGCCGGTTCCGGAAGGTGAAGAAGCCCGAACGCTCTCTGGACTCGGCCAAGAAGACCGCCGCCGTGCTCCAGCGGGCCAAGCCGCACCCGCGCTCCCTGGAGTCCGGGAACGAGGCCAAGGCGCTCGGCACCTCGGCCGGGACCCCCGCGCGCACGTCCGAGATGTGA
- the nhaA gene encoding Na+/H+ antiporter NhaA — MPPLPERAFVADALRTETVGGVLLLTAAVAALLWANLAPGGYAAASDYHLGPAALGLHTTVAHWAADGLLTLFFFTAGIELKRELVAGELRDPSRAALPVIAAVCGMAVPALVYTLVGVVGGGSLRGWAIPTATDIAFALAVLAVLGRSLPSALRAFLLTLAVVDDLLAILVIAVFFSSAIDFAALAGAVAGLVLFWLLLRLGVPGWYVYVPLALVIWALTYNSGVHATVSGVVMGLLPRCTRREGERRSPAERIEHLVRPLSAGLAVPAFALFSAGVSVSGRALGDVFQRPETLGVLLGLVVGKAVGVSGGTWLGARFTRAELDPALAWADVLALGCLSGIGFTVSLLIGELAFAARPRLAGEAKAAVLVGSLLSVALAAVLLRRRAAAYRSLARREAGEPPETGERPETGERPETGGFPEPNGSGNG, encoded by the coding sequence CTGCCGCCGCTGCCCGAACGGGCCTTCGTCGCCGACGCCCTGCGCACCGAGACGGTCGGCGGGGTGCTGCTGCTGACCGCCGCGGTCGCGGCCCTGCTGTGGGCGAACCTCGCACCCGGCGGCTACGCCGCGGCGAGCGACTACCACCTCGGCCCCGCCGCCCTCGGCCTGCACACCACCGTGGCGCACTGGGCCGCCGACGGCCTGCTGACGCTCTTCTTCTTCACCGCCGGCATCGAACTCAAGCGCGAACTGGTCGCGGGTGAGCTGCGCGACCCCTCCCGCGCCGCGCTGCCGGTCATCGCCGCGGTGTGCGGGATGGCGGTGCCCGCGCTCGTCTACACCCTGGTCGGCGTCGTCGGCGGCGGCTCGCTCAGGGGCTGGGCGATCCCGACCGCCACCGACATCGCCTTCGCGCTCGCCGTGCTCGCTGTCCTGGGCCGCTCCCTCCCCTCGGCGCTGCGCGCCTTCCTGCTCACCCTCGCCGTCGTCGACGACCTGCTGGCGATCCTCGTCATCGCGGTCTTCTTCTCCTCAGCCATCGACTTCGCCGCGCTCGCCGGGGCAGTGGCCGGCCTCGTGCTGTTCTGGCTGCTGCTGCGCCTCGGGGTGCCCGGCTGGTACGTGTACGTGCCGCTCGCCCTGGTCATCTGGGCGCTGACGTACAACAGCGGGGTGCACGCCACGGTCTCGGGGGTGGTGATGGGCCTGCTGCCGCGCTGCACCCGGCGGGAGGGCGAGCGGCGCAGCCCCGCCGAGCGCATCGAGCACCTGGTGCGGCCGCTGTCGGCGGGCCTGGCCGTTCCGGCGTTCGCCCTGTTCAGCGCCGGGGTGTCGGTCTCCGGCCGGGCGCTCGGGGACGTCTTCCAGCGCCCGGAGACGCTGGGGGTGCTGCTCGGCCTGGTGGTGGGCAAGGCGGTGGGCGTGTCCGGCGGCACCTGGCTGGGTGCGCGCTTCACCCGTGCCGAGCTCGACCCCGCGCTGGCCTGGGCGGACGTCCTCGCGCTCGGCTGCCTGTCCGGCATCGGCTTCACCGTCTCGCTGCTGATCGGCGAACTCGCCTTCGCCGCACGGCCCCGGCTGGCCGGCGAGGCGAAGGCGGCGGTCCTGGTGGGATCGCTGCTGTCCGTCGCGCTCGCGGCGGTCCTGCTCAGGCGCCGTGCCGCCGCCTACCGTTCACTCGCCCGGCGTGAGGCGGGCGAGCCCCCCGAGACAGGCGAGCGCCCGGAGACAGGCGAGCGCCCGGAGACGGGCGGGTTTCCCGAGCCGAACGGAAGCGGGAACGGGTAG
- the acs gene encoding acetate--CoA ligase, translating into MSSNESLANLLKEERRFAPPAELATAANVTADAYEQARADRLGFWAEQARRLSWAVEPTQTLDWSNPPFAKWFADGRLNVAYNCVDRHVEAGHGDRVAVHFEGEPGDSRSITYAELKDEVSRAANALTELGVRSGDRVAVYLPMIPEAVIAMLACARIGAAHSVVFGGFSADAVASRIEDADAKLVITADGGYRRGKPSALKPAIDDAVARTPQVEHVLVVRRTGQDVAWTEGRDLWWHEVTGRQSAEHTPEAFDAEHPLFILYTSGTTGKPKGILHTSGGYLTQTSYTHHAVFDLKPESDVYWCTADIGWVTGHSYIVYGPLSNGVTQVIYEGTPDTPHQGRFWEIVQKYGVSLLYTAPTAIRTFMKWGDDIPAKFDLSSLRVLGSVGEPINPEAWVWYREHIGAGKTPVVDTWWQTETGAMMISPLPGVTQTKPGSAQTPLPGIGATVVDDEGHEVPNGAGGYLVLTEPWPSMLRTVWGDDQRYIDTYWSRFEGRYFAGDGAKKDEDGDIWLLGRVDDVMLVSGHNISTTEVESALVSHPKVAESAVVGAADETTGQAIVAFVILRGSAQDSDELLAELRDHVGRTLGPIAKPKRILTVSELPKTRSGKIMRRLLRDVAENRELGDVTTLTDSSVMDLIQRKLPAAPSED; encoded by the coding sequence GTGAGCAGCAACGAAAGCCTGGCCAACCTGCTGAAGGAGGAGCGGAGGTTCGCGCCTCCGGCCGAGCTGGCGACCGCCGCCAACGTCACGGCGGACGCCTACGAGCAGGCCAGGGCGGACCGGCTGGGCTTCTGGGCCGAGCAGGCCCGGCGGCTGAGCTGGGCCGTCGAGCCGACCCAGACGCTCGACTGGTCGAACCCTCCGTTCGCCAAGTGGTTCGCCGACGGCCGGCTCAACGTCGCGTACAACTGCGTGGACCGCCACGTGGAGGCCGGCCACGGAGACCGTGTCGCCGTCCACTTCGAGGGCGAGCCGGGCGACAGCAGGTCCATCACCTACGCCGAGCTGAAGGACGAGGTCTCCCGGGCCGCGAACGCGCTCACCGAGCTGGGTGTCCGCAGCGGCGACCGGGTCGCCGTCTACCTGCCGATGATCCCCGAAGCCGTGATCGCGATGCTGGCCTGCGCCCGGATCGGCGCCGCCCACTCCGTGGTCTTCGGCGGCTTCTCCGCCGACGCCGTCGCCTCCCGGATCGAGGACGCCGACGCCAAGCTGGTGATCACCGCCGACGGCGGCTACCGCCGGGGCAAGCCCTCCGCGCTCAAGCCGGCCATCGACGACGCGGTGGCGCGGACCCCGCAGGTCGAGCACGTCCTCGTGGTGCGCCGTACCGGGCAGGACGTCGCCTGGACCGAGGGCCGCGACCTGTGGTGGCACGAGGTGACCGGCCGGCAGTCCGCCGAGCACACCCCGGAGGCGTTCGACGCCGAGCACCCGCTCTTCATCCTGTACACGTCCGGTACCACCGGGAAGCCGAAGGGCATCCTGCACACCTCCGGCGGCTACCTCACCCAGACCAGCTACACCCACCACGCCGTCTTCGACCTGAAGCCGGAGAGCGACGTCTACTGGTGCACCGCCGACATCGGCTGGGTGACGGGCCACTCGTACATCGTCTACGGCCCGCTCTCCAACGGCGTCACGCAGGTCATCTACGAGGGCACCCCGGACACCCCGCACCAGGGCCGGTTCTGGGAGATCGTGCAGAAGTACGGCGTCAGCCTCCTCTACACCGCCCCCACCGCGATCCGCACCTTCATGAAGTGGGGCGACGACATCCCGGCGAAGTTCGACCTGAGCAGCCTGCGGGTGCTGGGCAGCGTCGGCGAGCCGATCAACCCCGAGGCGTGGGTCTGGTACCGGGAGCACATCGGCGCCGGGAAGACCCCCGTCGTCGACACGTGGTGGCAGACCGAGACCGGTGCCATGATGATCAGCCCGCTGCCCGGGGTGACGCAGACCAAGCCGGGCTCCGCCCAGACCCCGCTGCCCGGGATCGGCGCCACCGTGGTGGACGACGAGGGCCACGAGGTGCCGAACGGCGCCGGCGGCTACCTGGTGCTCACCGAGCCGTGGCCGTCGATGCTGCGCACCGTCTGGGGCGACGACCAGCGCTACATCGACACCTACTGGTCGCGCTTCGAGGGCCGCTACTTCGCGGGCGACGGGGCGAAGAAGGACGAGGACGGCGACATCTGGCTGCTCGGCCGGGTCGACGACGTGATGCTGGTCTCGGGCCACAACATCTCCACCACGGAGGTCGAGTCGGCGCTGGTCTCGCACCCCAAGGTCGCCGAGTCGGCGGTGGTCGGCGCCGCGGACGAGACCACGGGGCAGGCCATCGTGGCCTTCGTGATCCTCCGGGGCAGCGCGCAGGACAGCGACGAGCTGCTGGCCGAGCTGCGCGACCACGTCGGCCGCACCCTGGGCCCGATCGCGAAGCCCAAGCGCATCCTCACCGTCTCGGAGCTGCCCAAGACCCGTTCGGGCAAGATCATGCGCCGCCTGCTGCGGGACGTGGCCGAGAACCGTGAACTCGGCGACGTCACCACCCTCACCGACTCCTCGGTGATGGACCTGATCCAGCGCAAGCTCCCCGCCGCGCCCAGCGAGGACTGA
- a CDS encoding bifunctional SulP family inorganic anion transporter/carbonic anhydrase produces the protein MRIHRSDLAASVTVFLIAVPLSLGVALATGAPPQAGLVAAAVGGIVAGLLGGAPLQVSGAATSLVVVTGGLVHQLGWRATCAVTVLAGLAQLLLGGLRVARAALALSPAVVHGMLAGVGVVIAVGQLHVVLGGSPQTSAVRNIAALPGQVVHSHPLTPLVGALTVAVLLAWPRLPDRARLLRSVPAPLAAVGLATAASAALSVPRVDLPHLTAPALPSSPDRPVLAVAAAVLTVTLVASMESLLSALAVDALRSRRPGPHAPPARLDRELIGQGMANAVSGLLGGLPVAGGAMRGSANVQAGARTRAATVLHGVWVLLCAGLAASFLEAIPLAALAALVMLVGVRMVSFAHIRNIHRHREFPVYAATLGTVVVVGVLQGVLAGVAVAALLALRGLTRIRITVSRDGVGHRVRVAGPLTFLSVPKLSRALAEVPEGAAAAVELDGSFVDHAAREALDSWCGRHRSQGGTAVLGDGAEGLPGDPAGGSAYRPWTPWRDHDRTRPGAVPSTGAPPAGDGRLLSGVTAFQRDTAPLVREELARLAREGQSPTQLFITCADSRLVTSMITSSGPGDLFTVRNVGNLMPPPGPDPSCDSVAAAVEYAVEVLGVSSITVCGHSGCGAMQALLGSDHEPGAQTPLARWLRHGRPSLARLTEIRKHEQAAAEGPAPVLPPVLADRPATDDLERLALVNVTTQLEHLMAHPCVADRVRSGALNLHGMYFHVGEAQAYVLDGGTGVFSAVRPDAVPTEAPPLPRPGALPRPGALPRPRSRPRCRPIPRLLPRPRYRPRYRPPPRLPSRPPPRPAGRRKGLRRRRHPPPGSPRSLPPNRTPRLRFPPAAQLTWFIARARPIGPVRPARKMRGVHRVRTGYDPREGMPTQERSKPLSGGLLSGSARTGEVVPGHLGHDKELA, from the coding sequence ATGCGCATCCATCGATCCGACCTGGCCGCGTCGGTCACGGTCTTCCTGATCGCGGTACCCCTGTCGCTGGGCGTCGCCCTGGCGACGGGGGCGCCCCCGCAGGCCGGGCTGGTCGCAGCCGCGGTCGGGGGGATCGTGGCCGGGCTGCTGGGCGGCGCGCCCCTCCAGGTGAGCGGAGCCGCCACCAGCCTGGTCGTGGTCACCGGAGGGCTGGTCCACCAGTTGGGCTGGCGCGCGACCTGCGCGGTCACCGTGCTCGCCGGCCTGGCGCAACTGCTGCTGGGCGGCCTGCGGGTGGCCAGAGCGGCGCTCGCCCTCAGTCCCGCGGTGGTGCACGGCATGCTGGCCGGGGTCGGTGTGGTCATCGCCGTCGGGCAGTTGCACGTCGTCCTGGGCGGCAGCCCGCAGACCTCGGCGGTGCGGAACATCGCCGCCCTGCCCGGCCAGGTGGTCCACAGCCATCCCCTCACCCCGCTGGTCGGCGCCCTGACCGTCGCGGTCCTGCTGGCCTGGCCCCGGCTGCCCGACAGGGCCCGGCTGCTGCGCTCGGTGCCGGCCCCGCTGGCCGCGGTGGGCCTGGCCACCGCGGCCAGCGCCGCCCTGTCCGTCCCGCGCGTCGACCTGCCGCACCTGACAGCCCCGGCCCTGCCCTCGTCGCCCGACCGGCCCGTGCTGGCCGTGGCCGCCGCCGTCCTCACCGTCACCCTGGTCGCCAGCATGGAGTCGCTGCTGTCGGCCCTGGCCGTGGACGCCCTCCGGAGCCGCCGCCCCGGCCCGCACGCGCCGCCCGCCAGGCTCGACCGGGAGCTGATCGGCCAGGGAATGGCGAACGCCGTCTCCGGACTGCTGGGCGGCCTGCCGGTGGCGGGCGGCGCGATGCGCGGTTCGGCCAACGTCCAGGCAGGGGCGCGTACCCGCGCGGCCACCGTGCTGCACGGTGTCTGGGTACTGCTCTGCGCGGGGTTGGCCGCGAGCTTCCTGGAAGCGATCCCGCTGGCCGCGCTGGCCGCGCTGGTGATGCTCGTGGGGGTGCGCATGGTGAGCTTCGCCCACATCCGGAACATCCATCGGCACCGCGAGTTCCCGGTCTACGCGGCCACTCTCGGCACCGTGGTCGTCGTCGGGGTGCTCCAGGGCGTACTGGCGGGGGTCGCCGTCGCCGCACTCCTCGCCCTGCGCGGCCTGACCCGCATCCGCATCACCGTCTCCCGGGACGGGGTCGGCCACCGGGTACGGGTGGCCGGGCCGCTCACCTTCCTCTCGGTGCCCAAGCTGAGCCGGGCACTCGCCGAGGTACCGGAGGGGGCGGCCGCCGCCGTGGAGCTCGACGGCTCCTTCGTCGACCACGCCGCCCGCGAGGCGCTGGACTCCTGGTGCGGACGGCACCGTTCCCAAGGCGGCACCGCGGTGCTGGGCGACGGCGCCGAAGGGCTCCCAGGCGATCCGGCGGGCGGCTCCGCCTACCGCCCCTGGACTCCTTGGCGCGACCACGACCGCACCCGGCCCGGCGCCGTACCGTCCACCGGCGCACCGCCCGCCGGCGACGGCCGACTGCTGAGCGGGGTGACCGCCTTCCAGCGGGACACCGCCCCACTGGTGCGGGAGGAGCTCGCCAGGCTCGCCCGCGAGGGACAGAGCCCTACCCAGCTCTTCATCACCTGCGCCGACTCCCGCCTGGTCACCAGCATGATCACCTCCAGCGGGCCGGGCGACCTCTTCACCGTGCGCAACGTCGGCAACCTCATGCCGCCTCCGGGGCCGGACCCCTCCTGCGACTCGGTCGCCGCGGCGGTGGAGTACGCCGTGGAGGTGCTGGGCGTCTCCAGCATCACCGTCTGCGGCCACTCCGGATGCGGCGCGATGCAGGCGCTGCTCGGCTCCGACCACGAGCCGGGCGCCCAGACCCCGCTGGCCCGCTGGCTTCGCCACGGCCGTCCGAGCCTGGCGCGCCTCACCGAGATCCGGAAGCACGAGCAGGCGGCAGCGGAGGGACCGGCCCCGGTGCTCCCGCCCGTGTTGGCGGACCGGCCGGCCACCGACGACCTCGAACGGCTCGCTCTGGTCAACGTCACGACGCAACTGGAGCACCTGATGGCACATCCTTGCGTCGCCGACCGGGTGCGGAGCGGAGCGCTCAACCTCCACGGGATGTACTTCCACGTCGGCGAGGCCCAGGCCTATGTCCTGGACGGCGGCACCGGTGTGTTCTCCGCGGTCCGCCCGGACGCGGTCCCCACCGAGGCCCCGCCGCTGCCCCGGCCAGGAGCCCTGCCGCGGCCGGGTGCCCTGCCGCGGCCGCGTTCCCGGCCACGGTGCCGGCCGATACCGCGGCTGCTGCCCCGGCCGCGGTATCGGCCTCGGTATCGGCCGCCGCCCCGGCTGCCATCGCGGCCGCCGCCCCGGCCGGCCGGTCGGCGGAAGGGGCTCCGGAGGCGGCGGCACCCCCCGCCCGGATCCCCGCGGAGTCTGCCGCCCAACCGGACCCCGCGGCTCCGGTTTCCCCCGGCGGCCCAGCTGACCTGGTTCATCGCGCGGGCCCGGCCGATCGGCCCGGTCCGGCCGGCCCGGAAGATGCGGGGAGTCCATCGGGTGCGGACGGGGTACGACCCTCGGGAGGGGATGCCGACCCAAGAAAGGTCTAAACCACTTTCCGGTGGACTCTTGTCAGGGTCGGCAAGGACTGGTGAGGTAGTCCCGGGACATCTGGGACACGACAAGGAGCTGGCGTGA